CCACGTAGATGCCGCCCTCCTCCACGCACCGCTGGATGTACGGGATGCCCAGCTCCTTGAGCCGCCGCTCCACCGCCATCATGCTCTCGCACTGCAAAGACATGCATACACACACGCACCGCAAATCATTCATCTCGGGAAGCGTACAACATAAGTTCATTCTTGTCTCGTCATCGAGCAATCAgtgtttttgaaaatattcaattGGAGTAGTAGTACGTACCTGGAACGAGATGTGGTTATCCTTGGGGTTGATCTCCGTCTTCCCGGGCAAACTCTGGGGCTCTTCACATTGCAACAGGTGGATGCCGATCCCATAGTTAAATAACCTTCATTCGCAGCAAAAATCATCAACCACTTCTCTCTTGATAAATATACTAGTACTATTGATGTGGTTTTCTAGCTATTAAatttcatgcatcaaccagttgtaAATTGCTTAATCCCAAAGATGATGATTCAATTCTGTTTAATTACCATGCGCCGTTGAAGTCGAAAGATCCGGGGCGGCGGATGGGGATGAAGCCCAGGACATTCATGTAGAAGCGTAGCGACTCCTCCACCGAACTGCAAACGATGCTGATGTGGTTCAGCGATGCCAATGGCAGCACGCCGCCGCTCGCCATTGCCGCTGTCGTGCGTGCTTACCGCGCGTCCTCACCTACCAGGCTATCACTGAACTATTGCCTCAAAGCCGATGGTCGTTGCTGGGACGATCTATCATCTATGCCCATGAAATTGCAAGCGGCGAATCTAGGTGCAATGGGCACATCGTCCAGCATGCACCTGCGCGCATGCGTGAGAACGTGAGATGGTGGTCTCTTCCAAAATGTTGGAGCTGTGCCGATGAATATATATACCCTGTTGCTATTATATATGTGGGGAGGCCGGAGAGGACAAGAGAGGGTCATAATTAGGATGGCTGGGGCAAGAACAAAAACGAGGAGTCCCAGTTCTTCCGAAATGTAACACGAGCGACATGTTTTATATGTAAAAAAAACTATATTTATCCTAACCATATTTAGTCATAAGTACGCCTGTAATTCTTCCCAATTGATGCCGGACAACTGGATTAACTAGCTTCAAGGACGGTGTAAGACCGCTCGTAATAGGGAGTATCATATATTAGGGACATACTATGTATGATATACCATCTCTGTAATGCATAATATTATAGATTAGTGAAAATGCTTGCATCTAAACCATCGTGTCAGCTAGTGCTTATGTTAGCCGTTGGATGGTGAGGTCGACGAATCCTATGTCGCCGCCGCGGTGGTCCGCGACTTTCGCCGCGGTGTTCCTTGATGGCACATCAGACTGGCGTCCATGCTCCCTGTTCCTTGGCCGTCCATGCTCCCTGTTCCTTGGCCGTCCATCCACCTTCTTATTCCCGCAGGACGACGACTGAAAGATCGAGGAGGGCCATCATTTGCGCGATGGGGAGAGGATTACGACCGGCAATGAGATGGTGCTCATCAAATATGTTGTGTGTGTCCGTCTCTATGTCTTCCCAAATCAGCGATGGCTGACCCTAGGTCCCCGGGCTCTTTCACCGGTGGTGACCTTCCCATGGACCGGATCGCGGTTCGAGGCCCTCATCATTGATAATGTGGCCAACCCGAGGACGCGTATGTGGAAGTCCAGTAAGTGAATGATGTTCTCGTAGAAGCGGATCATGGCGGTGGCACCTCACCCGGGATGCACGAGATGAGGATGGTGTATGATGGTCTACTATAAAGGCTAGGAAGAGGAAGGCGGGAGAGGAACCAGTGCATCAGTTTTCGAACGATGATGGTTTCTCACTGCCGGCCTCTCGCTTCTGGGATCAGAATCGTTCACCGTCGCCGGCAGCTGCGTCAAGTCGGGTACATGATGCTTCTATTTTGAGAGTTTTTACGGTACCCTATACCGCTGACGGTGAAGGAAGCGGTATATTAAAATCTAACCACTCATTTTCTAAGGGTAGGATAGACATAGATTTGTTGGCATGGGAACCGATAATGGCGACCGGAAATTTATTTGTTGTCCCATGACTCCTCAACGGTTTCCTTCGGCATCCTGTTCCTGTAGCCGGAGACTCGATGGTGACGTCCCCTGAGCCGGCCATCCTCGACCACGACCTCCGCCTCTAGCTCGTCTCCTTCATCGCGCACCCGAGGACCACCGCCGGCATTAGCGTGCTCCCTTGCCGTCTCCTCTACGTCCCCGGCCATCTTGTGGCTTCTACCGAGCCCGTAGTGAGCCGTTGCTCATCCCCGCCTCCTTTCACATCGTATTCATCCACCATAGCATCGTCTCACTCAAGTCGGCGCTCTTTCCGCCATGGATGAGTCCCTGGAGCTCGTCCCGCATGTACACACCTACCCACGCGTGCGCCCGTTTGCACTCCATGCCCGCAGGAACAGCCGCAGCGCACGCGCCACAGCCCCGCAGTGTTCCCGCCTCCCGCACGCGAGCAGGCCCGTAGCCTCGCGTCGCCTCGCCGCCGTCGGTGGTCAGCGCATGCCGCGATAGCCAGACGCCATGGTCTCGCCTGCCCAGCACGGCCAACCGCCGTCGCGGAAGAGCAGCGTGCGCCGGGAGATATCGGATGTCCAGAAGGCATCACCTCAGTTTCGAGGTGCTCCACCTTGCCGGCCCAGCCATCCTTGCCATGGCGGTCCAGCCCCGGAGGCGAGAAGGCGGGCCTGAAGGCGTCGACGCGGCCGAGGCGCCGAGCAGGGGTGAGGCGGCGCACACTGTCGGATGGCAAGTCGACGGAGTAGACGAGTGCAAAGCTCCGACCTGGGGCGCCTCCAGGGATGGGGGAGAGCAGCGGGGCATCTATGGATACGAAGATGAGGAAAGACCAGTCGCAGCCTCGCGATGGAGCAGCGGTGTAGGCGTGGCGGGTCCTCATCTAGCGCCTAGCGGCGGGAGGAAAAGGAGGAGGGTGGAGTTACGGGAAAGAGCAGCGGGGTGTTGATGGCGAGGAAGATGGCCTAGGTCGACAACTTCCTGATTCGCCAAAGATGGCCAGGCTCAAGCCGGCGGCGGCTGGAACTCACGTGGGCGGGCAGGCGGAGTGTGCTGAATTTTCTTACTTCCCAAAATGCCCTCAGGACTTGTATACTGGAGGAAGGAAGTTAAGCAGTGCAACCTATACCGCTGGCGATTCTATCGCCAAATTGGAGCAGCATAGATAGGTGGCCACCATTGGATTTAACAAATGGATGGCCAATATTTATCCCCGGGTACCATAAAAGAGCTCTCTATTTTGGCTAATGAGATGACTTGTTCTTGTATGTCTTAGTTGGGTCACTCCGTCGTTAGGGACACTACCACCGCTGTTGTCGAGACTGAGGTTgaaaaaattgctcgttccaaactCCACTAAGATGGGACTTTTTTTAAATAGAGTTTGAGTTACAGGAGCCCACAAACCACAAAACGAGATTATATTGACAAAAGGCCTAATTTCTTGACAATGCGTTGACCTAAAGCTTCATTTCATCGATGGACATGGTACGGTCTTGTACAATGCAAGACACTTAGGGGGGAGGGCCTAGAGAAATAAATCAATCTTTCTTTAAGCACCAGTAGGGACGTAGCCAGGCCCCGAGCTA
The sequence above is a segment of the Triticum dicoccoides isolate Atlit2015 ecotype Zavitan chromosome 1A, WEW_v2.0, whole genome shotgun sequence genome. Coding sequences within it:
- the LOC119269107 gene encoding uncharacterized protein LOC119269107, yielding MASGGVLPLASLNHISIVCSSVEESLRFYMNVLGFIPIRRPGSFDFNGAWLFNYGIGIHLLQCEEPQSLPGKTEINPKDNHISFQCESMMAVERRLKELGIPYIQRCVEEGGIYVDQIFFHDPDGFMIEICNCDNLPVVPLADHTFTMAACKRVVAVKQQQKPLAVQAPPLQTTATTTAAQCVPSANKAMQRVGGEEAAHVSCA